From a single Gracilimonas sp. genomic region:
- a CDS encoding UvrD-helicase domain-containing protein, which translates to MKTIKEDIPKLDKELYGFLNLNAPKSFFLFSGAGSGKTRSLVNVLKKIKEESKKKLSLRGQRVAVITYTNAACDEIIARLEHDNLFFVRTIHSFSWELIKPYQDDMRDWLETDTKKRIHEIEEKHKNGRAGTQAHANRIKKLESKSKRLENLSHIRKFTYNPNGDNYSRESVNHSEVILMCSDFLSENDTMKEILVQKFPILLIDESQDTNKHLINALFEVQQEKKEKFSLGLFGDMMQRIYADGKENLGRDLPEDWEKPSKVINHRSPKRVIRLINKIRSYDDEHKQEPRDDKPEGYARLFIVKGTDDKEKTEADIRKRMAEETGDKLWFGEGSDVKSLILEHHMAASRMGFLELFEPLYKNSRLSTSLLDGSMPEMRFLTNVILPIVVAYRKGDEFTISKIITRNSPFLSKENLKDKDKQIELLENVDEKTESLLRLWDNNNDPIIAEILKELKESELLTIPDLLEKSLDWSLDSNDVADEYENVDTIISFKEAIEAPFSQVEKYHLYINDEATFGTHQGVKGLEYPRVMVIMDDEESRGFLFSYEKLFAAKAPTKTDKKNREEGKETSIQRTRRLFYVTCSRAEESLAVVAYTANPDAVHDFVINEGWFEDEEVILI; encoded by the coding sequence ATGAAAACGATTAAAGAAGATATTCCAAAGTTAGATAAAGAGTTATATGGTTTTTTGAATCTCAATGCACCAAAAAGCTTTTTTCTTTTTTCCGGTGCTGGGTCTGGTAAGACAAGGTCGCTAGTAAATGTCCTAAAAAAGATAAAAGAAGAGTCTAAAAAAAAGCTTTCTTTAAGAGGCCAAAGAGTAGCGGTTATTACCTATACAAATGCCGCTTGTGATGAAATCATAGCCCGTCTTGAACATGATAATCTATTTTTTGTTCGAACTATTCACAGCTTTTCTTGGGAGCTAATCAAGCCTTACCAAGATGATATGCGAGATTGGCTTGAAACAGATACAAAAAAAAGAATACATGAGATTGAAGAGAAGCATAAAAATGGCCGGGCAGGTACTCAAGCACATGCTAATAGAATCAAGAAATTAGAATCCAAAAGTAAAAGACTGGAAAATTTATCTCATATTAGAAAGTTTACCTACAACCCGAATGGAGATAATTACTCAAGAGAATCAGTCAATCATAGTGAAGTGATTTTAATGTGCTCAGATTTTCTATCTGAAAATGACACTATGAAGGAAATTTTAGTTCAAAAATTTCCAATCCTGTTAATTGATGAGAGTCAGGATACCAATAAGCATCTAATAAACGCCTTATTTGAAGTCCAACAAGAAAAAAAAGAGAAGTTTTCTCTAGGGCTTTTTGGAGATATGATGCAACGAATTTACGCCGATGGTAAAGAAAACCTAGGAAGAGACTTACCGGAGGATTGGGAAAAGCCTAGTAAAGTTATAAATCATAGATCACCCAAGAGAGTCATCAGATTGATCAACAAAATCAGAAGTTATGATGATGAACATAAACAAGAGCCACGAGATGATAAGCCAGAAGGATATGCAAGATTATTTATAGTCAAAGGAACTGATGATAAGGAAAAGACAGAAGCAGATATTAGAAAAAGAATGGCCGAAGAAACGGGTGATAAATTGTGGTTTGGAGAGGGTTCAGATGTTAAATCATTAATTTTAGAACATCATATGGCAGCAAGTAGAATGGGTTTTTTAGAACTATTCGAGCCATTATATAAGAACTCCCGACTTTCAACGAGTTTACTTGATGGATCAATGCCTGAGATGAGATTCTTAACCAATGTAATATTGCCAATAGTTGTAGCTTATAGGAAAGGTGATGAATTTACGATTTCAAAAATAATTACAAGGAATTCACCCTTTTTGTCGAAAGAGAATCTAAAAGACAAAGATAAGCAAATTGAGTTATTGGAAAATGTTGACGAAAAAACTGAATCATTATTGAGATTATGGGACAATAATAATGATCCTATAATCGCAGAAATACTTAAAGAACTAAAGGAGTCAGAATTACTGACTATCCCAGATCTTTTAGAAAAGTCATTAGATTGGAGTTTAGACAGCAATGATGTAGCTGATGAATATGAAAATGTTGATACAATAATTTCTTTCAAGGAAGCAATCGAAGCACCATTTTCACAAGTTGAGAAATATCATTTATACATAAATGATGAAGCTACATTTGGCACGCATCAAGGTGTTAAAGGTTTAGAATATCCAAGGGTTATGGTAATCATGGATGATGAAGAATCTAGAGGATTTCTGTTCAGCTATGAAAAATTATTCGCAGCTAAAGCGCCGACAAAAACAGATAAAAAAAATCGTGAAGAAGGAAAGGAGACCAGTATTCAGAGAACGAGAAGACTTTTTTATGTGACTTGTAGTAGAGCTGAGGAAAGTTTAGCTGTTGTAGCTTATACAGCTAATCCTGACGCTGTTCATGATTTTGTTATTAATGAAGGTTGGTTTGAGGACGAAGAAGTTATTCTGATATAG
- a CDS encoding AAA family ATPase, with protein MRIEFLEIENFRKLKSCRISFSEKETIFVGANNSGKTSAMDALITFLKDKSRFKTKDITLSNWGEINAIGNSWVKQDEEDEPNLSIDKWRNLLPKMDIWLHVEDDEIHHVNELIPTLKWRGGLLGVRLIYEPKDLEKFFKDFRSNYLKAKETKEASQKKLKLWPYSMWDFLEKKKFESLFTIKAYKLNPGAIEEPDQGVAQLQSIQEDMEPIEGNPFHGLIKIDIVNAQRGFSDPNDTFANYGSLSKQLRDYFSKHLNPTDQPTESDLKALEAIEEAKDVFDETLKTSFHKSLDELEGLNYPGFGNPSITISTLIKPIDSLDHNSAVQFSLLKEGEQDDDPLSLPEVYNGLGYQNLISMVFKLIRFRDEWMKTGKAETTEFDTADEITYEPLHLVLVEEPEAHLHAQVQQVFIRKAFEVLRNDENLGKKTQFSTQLIVSTHSNHIAHESDFGALRYFKRILAKDEKSVPTSVVIDISRAFGTEDETRKFAVRYLKTTHCDLFFADAVIMVEGSAEKMLLPHFIEQNFPNLNTSYISLLEIGGSHAHRLRPLIENLGIITLIITDLDASKDGSAVVPKVGDGQITGNKTIKDWLPKKEGLDDLIELEQEAKLSDDKKIMAAFQVPVSIKLNEDAQKVVPYTFEDALAYENIDLFNSLDGVGLITKFKEAFKLDDLEECATQLFKDLRKGQKAKLALDLLFLKDPSELRVPEYIKVGLKWLEEELNNQKFMTDKVIADGADEND; from the coding sequence ATGCGAATAGAATTTCTAGAGATTGAGAATTTCAGAAAGTTAAAATCGTGCAGAATTAGCTTTTCCGAAAAAGAAACAATTTTTGTTGGTGCAAATAATAGCGGTAAGACATCAGCTATGGATGCACTAATAACTTTTTTAAAAGATAAATCTAGATTTAAAACGAAAGATATTACACTAAGCAATTGGGGTGAAATCAATGCAATTGGAAATTCTTGGGTAAAACAAGATGAGGAAGATGAGCCAAATTTATCGATAGATAAATGGCGAAATCTACTCCCTAAAATGGATATCTGGTTACATGTTGAAGACGATGAAATCCATCATGTCAATGAATTGATTCCCACATTGAAATGGAGAGGTGGACTATTAGGAGTTAGATTAATTTATGAGCCAAAAGATCTGGAAAAGTTCTTCAAAGACTTTCGTTCTAATTATCTAAAAGCTAAAGAGACTAAAGAGGCTTCGCAGAAAAAGTTGAAACTATGGCCGTATTCAATGTGGGATTTTTTGGAAAAGAAAAAATTTGAAAGTCTATTTACCATAAAAGCCTATAAACTAAATCCTGGTGCTATTGAGGAACCGGATCAAGGAGTAGCTCAGTTACAATCAATTCAAGAGGATATGGAACCAATAGAGGGAAATCCTTTTCATGGTTTGATTAAGATTGATATAGTCAATGCTCAAAGAGGATTTTCCGACCCTAATGATACTTTTGCAAATTATGGGAGTCTTTCCAAACAATTACGGGATTATTTTTCAAAACATTTAAACCCTACTGATCAACCAACAGAATCAGATCTTAAAGCCTTGGAAGCTATTGAAGAAGCTAAAGATGTTTTTGATGAAACTCTTAAAACTAGCTTTCACAAATCCCTTGATGAACTAGAAGGATTAAATTATCCAGGTTTCGGGAACCCAAGTATTACTATATCTACTCTGATAAAACCAATTGATTCTTTAGATCATAATTCTGCTGTACAATTTAGTTTGCTTAAAGAGGGGGAACAAGATGATGATCCTCTTAGTTTACCAGAAGTCTACAATGGGTTAGGTTACCAGAATCTTATTTCGATGGTATTTAAACTCATACGTTTTAGAGACGAATGGATGAAAACCGGTAAAGCAGAGACTACAGAGTTTGATACTGCAGATGAAATAACCTATGAACCATTACATTTAGTCTTAGTTGAAGAGCCTGAAGCTCACCTTCATGCCCAGGTTCAGCAAGTCTTTATAAGGAAGGCTTTTGAGGTGCTCCGAAATGATGAGAATTTGGGTAAAAAAACACAGTTTTCAACTCAATTAATTGTCAGCACTCACTCAAACCATATTGCTCATGAAAGTGATTTTGGAGCACTGAGATATTTTAAAAGAATACTTGCTAAAGATGAAAAATCAGTTCCTACTTCAGTCGTAATTGATATTTCAAGGGCATTTGGAACTGAAGACGAAACAAGAAAATTTGCTGTTAGGTATTTAAAGACTACACATTGTGATTTGTTTTTTGCGGATGCCGTCATAATGGTTGAGGGGTCTGCTGAGAAAATGCTTCTGCCACACTTTATTGAACAAAATTTCCCAAACTTGAATACTAGCTATATTTCATTGTTAGAAATTGGTGGAAGTCATGCCCACAGACTGAGACCTCTTATAGAAAATCTCGGGATAATAACATTGATTATTACAGATTTGGATGCCTCTAAAGATGGAAGTGCTGTTGTCCCAAAAGTAGGTGACGGTCAGATAACAGGTAATAAAACCATTAAAGATTGGCTGCCAAAAAAAGAAGGACTTGATGATTTGATTGAACTTGAACAAGAAGCTAAACTATCTGATGATAAAAAAATCATGGCTGCTTTTCAGGTACCTGTAAGTATCAAATTAAATGAAGATGCTCAAAAAGTGGTTCCCTATACTTTCGAAGATGCTTTAGCCTATGAAAATATTGATTTATTCAATTCACTGGATGGAGTTGGTCTAATTACAAAATTTAAAGAAGCTTTTAAGTTAGATGATTTGGAAGAATGTGCGACACAATTGTTTAAAGACTTACGAAAAGGGCAAAAAGCTAAGTTAGCTCTTGATCTGCTTTTTTTGAAAGACCCATCGGAACTGAGGGTTCCTGAGTACATCAAAGTTGGATTGAAGTGGCTTGAAGAGGAATTGAATAATCAGAAATTTATGACTGACAAAGTAATAGCAGATGGGGCCGATGAAAACGATTAA
- a CDS encoding LysE family transporter has product MNTIHFWETFVLLIGLHFSAGPANILMATSVTRQGIKGTLPVFLGLWVPIIIYTLLTGFVLKEFIKEFILYINLVSILGAVYIIYLSYKLFTSPIEGDKATKNENHFTFKDGFILNALNGKLFVSLALVFSVGLTTESSSTGVIIIIATFIVLGLLANASWGVGGKLLSTVAGNHHQQKLNIIYSLLLLGVGLWILFDVLMIII; this is encoded by the coding sequence ATGAACACGATACACTTTTGGGAAACTTTTGTACTATTGATTGGACTGCACTTTAGTGCCGGACCTGCCAATATTTTGATGGCCACTAGCGTCACCCGACAAGGCATTAAAGGCACATTGCCTGTTTTTCTTGGCCTATGGGTTCCCATTATTATATATACCCTGTTGACAGGGTTTGTATTAAAAGAATTCATAAAAGAGTTTATCCTTTATATAAACCTTGTCTCAATTTTGGGGGCTGTTTATATAATTTATCTGAGTTATAAGCTTTTCACTTCACCGATTGAAGGCGATAAAGCAACTAAAAATGAAAACCATTTCACATTCAAAGATGGTTTTATTTTAAATGCACTCAATGGAAAGTTATTTGTCTCTTTGGCTTTGGTATTTTCTGTTGGTCTTACCACAGAATCCTCGTCAACCGGGGTGATAATTATTATTGCAACCTTTATTGTATTAGGACTTTTAGCAAATGCTAGCTGGGGAGTTGGTGGTAAGTTATTATCAACCGTTGCAGGTAATCACCACCAGCAGAAGCTCAACATCATATACAGTCTACTTTTACTTGGTGTTGGACTCTGGATATTATTTGATGTTTTAATGATTATTATTTGA
- a CDS encoding NUDIX domain-containing protein — MNFFEKKLLASGFKHISVNCVIEYNSKLLLIERANNPHRGKFCPIGGKLNAYEAPSEGLIREVNEETGINLKSFKLFGIMVESSPNEHNWVNFIYYSSFKSLPELETMNTIEGRLNWVSWYDLENIPLPETDIHIYRNIRRGQPFIFDVSFDANNKIKKMGNVLMEQIEV, encoded by the coding sequence ATGAACTTTTTTGAAAAAAAACTATTAGCCTCCGGATTTAAGCACATTTCTGTGAATTGCGTAATAGAGTATAATTCCAAGTTATTACTTATAGAAAGGGCTAATAATCCACACAGGGGTAAATTCTGTCCAATTGGAGGAAAGTTAAATGCTTATGAGGCTCCTAGTGAAGGTTTAATACGTGAAGTTAACGAAGAAACAGGCATAAATTTAAAATCTTTCAAGCTATTCGGAATTATGGTCGAAAGTTCCCCTAATGAACACAATTGGGTTAATTTTATATACTATTCGTCTTTTAAAAGCCTACCCGAATTAGAAACCATGAATACAATCGAAGGTAGACTCAATTGGGTAAGTTGGTATGATTTAGAAAATATACCTCTACCAGAAACTGATATTCATATATATAGAAATATAAGAAGGGGCCAACCATTTATTTTTGATGTCAGCTTTGATGCGAACAACAAAATAAAAAAAATGGGAAATGTTCTTATGGAACAAATTGAAGTTTAA
- a CDS encoding alpha/beta hydrolase: MEEIDEKLRYLINTTNNNSTGFDVNSIRLYDDQIKELQIRQSEIPDVIQFEVTIPGFKPSLTLYRPSHIAPPLSTLLYMPGGGFVIDAKNYASPLSLLSKQSGFQICVINYPLAPENKFPTAHDHCIEITKKILDNPSLIGASETKLSIAGDSSGGNIVAIILNELTSDYIEKINSQTLIYPMLDATLSHDSISIYGKGFGFTKEKIEWYFSQYLEKNSNLKDPKVSPFFTPKLRSDMPPTFIASASHDPLIDEALAYGEKFKVKSLPVETKIYPGVIHGFFQMTALLSQSQKLIEDISTFITTHNSK; encoded by the coding sequence ATGGAAGAGATTGACGAAAAATTAAGGTATTTGATAAACACTACGAACAATAATAGTACCGGTTTTGATGTAAATAGTATTCGGCTTTATGATGATCAAATTAAAGAACTTCAAATCCGGCAAAGTGAGATCCCAGATGTTATACAATTTGAAGTGACAATACCTGGCTTTAAACCTTCACTTACTCTATATCGACCAAGCCACATCGCCCCACCACTATCAACTTTGTTGTATATGCCCGGTGGTGGATTTGTTATTGATGCTAAAAACTACGCATCACCGCTTTCATTACTTTCAAAGCAATCAGGATTCCAAATTTGTGTGATTAATTATCCTTTAGCGCCGGAAAATAAATTTCCAACAGCTCATGATCATTGCATTGAAATAACTAAAAAGATACTCGATAATCCGTCCCTTATTGGTGCTTCGGAAACTAAATTATCGATTGCCGGTGATAGCTCGGGTGGCAATATTGTTGCTATTATCCTAAATGAATTAACCTCTGATTATATAGAGAAAATCAACAGTCAGACACTCATTTACCCAATGCTTGATGCTACATTGTCTCATGACTCAATTAGCATTTATGGGAAAGGATTTGGATTTACGAAAGAAAAAATTGAGTGGTATTTTTCTCAATACCTGGAAAAGAATTCTAACTTGAAAGATCCTAAAGTATCGCCTTTTTTTACACCAAAATTACGAAGTGATATGCCGCCAACTTTCATTGCTTCGGCATCCCATGATCCATTAATTGATGAAGCTCTGGCGTATGGTGAAAAATTTAAAGTTAAATCATTACCTGTGGAAACTAAGATTTATCCCGGTGTGATCCATGGCTTTTTCCAGATGACAGCACTTTTGAGCCAGAGTCAAAAGCTTATTGAAGATATTTCAACATTCATAACTACTCATAACTCTAAATAA
- a CDS encoding helix-turn-helix transcriptional regulator: protein MKNPEVVYKTKTRDDFLMDVVGDLIKLRHRKGMTQEELNHRIGVADRLVSKWECGMRTPTSFNLYCWADALDGKLIVIPNLDRPSKSSEGHQGVVDYDDQVGESVERYLAKAA, encoded by the coding sequence ATGAAAAACCCTGAAGTAGTATATAAAACAAAAACTAGAGATGACTTCCTTATGGATGTTGTAGGTGATTTAATAAAGCTCCGACATAGAAAGGGTATGACACAAGAAGAATTAAATCATAGAATTGGTGTAGCCGATCGCTTGGTAAGTAAGTGGGAGTGTGGAATGAGAACACCAACTTCATTTAATCTTTATTGCTGGGCTGATGCATTAGATGGTAAGCTAATAGTTATACCTAATCTTGATCGACCCTCAAAATCATCTGAGGGACACCAAGGTGTAGTAGATTATGATGATCAGGTGGGAGAATCTGTTGAAAGGTATCTTGCCAAGGCAGCATAA
- a CDS encoding NmrA family NAD(P)-binding protein yields MNYPNIAITAATGTLGTKVQNRLYDNGVPFVAISRNKPENIQKDNFRSADFLDLQKLKMALEGVDTVFFNVPLSPDMEQMTENFVKAALDVGVKRIIKLSVLNADSKSEVNLWKWHGISEDLIVESGIEHLFLRSANFMQNFQNFYGETIRHDGAFYLPHGNAKVNLIDVEDLAEVVSFLLTKKSFDTDMYQLTGHSYTKNEIASIFTNVLGKEIFYVDVPEDVAEESMLDSGMPEWMVEVFMQFNKKCKEGKVDINTDHVMKILGRGPHYFNTYIKNNSNHFIPEE; encoded by the coding sequence ATGAATTACCCAAATATAGCAATTACAGCTGCAACCGGCACTCTTGGAACAAAAGTGCAAAATAGACTTTATGACAATGGTGTGCCTTTTGTTGCTATAAGTAGAAATAAACCAGAAAATATTCAGAAGGACAATTTTAGATCTGCCGATTTCTTAGATCTTCAAAAATTAAAGATGGCTTTAGAGGGTGTAGATACGGTCTTCTTTAATGTTCCTTTATCTCCGGATATGGAACAAATGACCGAAAATTTTGTGAAAGCAGCCTTAGATGTTGGGGTGAAACGTATTATAAAGCTTTCCGTTCTTAATGCGGACTCCAAAAGTGAGGTCAATTTGTGGAAATGGCATGGTATTTCTGAAGATCTTATCGTGGAATCAGGTATAGAGCATCTTTTTTTAAGATCGGCCAATTTCATGCAAAATTTTCAAAATTTCTACGGTGAGACGATCCGCCACGATGGTGCCTTTTATCTACCCCATGGAAATGCTAAAGTAAACCTAATTGATGTCGAAGATTTAGCTGAGGTTGTATCTTTTCTTTTAACAAAAAAGTCCTTCGATACAGATATGTATCAGTTGACAGGGCATAGCTACACAAAAAATGAAATAGCTTCAATATTTACCAATGTCTTAGGTAAAGAGATATTTTACGTTGATGTTCCGGAAGATGTAGCAGAAGAATCTATGCTTGATTCTGGTATGCCTGAATGGATGGTTGAGGTTTTTATGCAGTTTAATAAGAAATGTAAAGAGGGTAAGGTCGATATAAATACCGATCATGTCATGAAAATTCTTGGTCGAGGTCCCCATTATTTCAACACATATATCAAAAATAACTCAAATCACTTTATACCAGAAGAGTAG
- a CDS encoding helix-turn-helix domain-containing protein has translation MDGKYKEASECPITKSVDIIGGKWKPIILWVLRNGALRYNEINKEIEGVSEKVLSQQLTQLEKSGFVLRQVEYEKPPKVTYKLSDLGSSFVPVLETMADWSREKLS, from the coding sequence ATGGACGGCAAATACAAAGAAGCATCTGAATGCCCGATTACAAAATCAGTTGATATAATTGGGGGAAAGTGGAAGCCCATTATCTTGTGGGTGCTACGTAATGGGGCTTTGAGATATAATGAAATAAATAAAGAGATTGAGGGGGTATCAGAAAAAGTTTTATCTCAACAACTGACTCAATTGGAGAAATCTGGATTTGTACTACGTCAAGTTGAGTATGAAAAACCTCCAAAAGTTACTTACAAGTTATCTGATCTTGGTTCTTCTTTTGTCCCTGTCTTGGAAACAATGGCAGACTGGAGTAGAGAAAAACTTAGCTAG
- a CDS encoding NAD(P)-binding domain-containing protein, translated as MTVEENLPIAIIGAGPVGLAAASYIIKRGKTPIILEAGDEAGYAIRQWEHVRLFSPWKYNMDKAAVELLKASSWIEPEPEKLPTGKEFLEDYITPLSKNTVLKDFIKYGSKVTAVTRLNTDKIRTFGREKLPYVLKIDRGSDTEFIQASAVIDTSGTWFTPNPIGSGGIKAAGEEEHSNKITYGIPNVLNKDRAKFEDKTIAVVGSGHSAMQVIIDLLELQETSQTTNMKWVMRKTDLGNVFGGGKDDALPARGEIGMKAKKAVEYNRLELVTPFLINKVSMESSGDSKLKVHGFKNGQNHHIEVDEIIATTGFRPDLEMLREVRVNIDSSLESVADIASMIDPNIHSCGTVPPHGVEELKHDDENFFIAGMKSYGRAPTFLMATGYEQVRSIVAYLDGDLEAANRIELDLPETGVCSSNLSLNGAECCAPANSQEDVSSSCCTPNRKTTLVQASPACCG; from the coding sequence ATGACTGTTGAAGAAAACCTACCCATCGCGATAATTGGCGCAGGCCCAGTAGGCCTAGCAGCTGCATCATATATCATAAAGAGAGGTAAAACACCTATTATCTTAGAAGCCGGGGATGAGGCTGGTTATGCTATTCGTCAATGGGAACATGTGAGATTATTTTCCCCTTGGAAGTATAATATGGATAAGGCAGCAGTTGAACTTTTAAAAGCTTCATCGTGGATCGAGCCAGAACCCGAGAAGCTTCCGACCGGGAAAGAGTTTCTTGAGGACTATATAACACCACTTTCAAAAAATACTGTCCTAAAAGATTTTATAAAGTACGGTAGTAAAGTCACAGCTGTTACACGCCTTAATACTGATAAAATAAGGACGTTTGGCAGAGAAAAACTTCCATATGTATTAAAAATTGACCGTGGGTCAGATACGGAATTCATACAAGCCTCCGCAGTTATTGATACATCCGGAACCTGGTTCACTCCAAACCCAATTGGTTCAGGTGGAATTAAAGCTGCCGGTGAAGAGGAGCATTCAAATAAAATAACATATGGAATTCCCAATGTTCTTAATAAAGATCGGGCGAAATTTGAAGATAAAACAATTGCTGTAGTTGGAAGTGGTCACTCAGCAATGCAGGTCATTATTGATCTTCTTGAATTACAAGAAACATCTCAAACGACAAATATGAAATGGGTGATGAGAAAAACTGATCTTGGTAATGTTTTTGGTGGTGGTAAGGATGATGCTTTACCTGCTAGAGGTGAAATTGGAATGAAAGCTAAAAAAGCGGTTGAATATAACCGTCTTGAATTGGTCACGCCTTTTCTTATAAATAAAGTTTCTATGGAGTCTTCAGGCGATAGCAAATTAAAAGTCCATGGATTTAAAAATGGTCAAAATCATCACATAGAAGTAGATGAGATTATAGCAACAACTGGATTTCGACCTGACCTAGAAATGCTTAGAGAGGTTCGTGTAAACATTGATTCATCTCTTGAATCTGTCGCTGATATCGCTTCGATGATTGATCCTAATATTCATAGTTGTGGTACGGTACCACCTCATGGGGTTGAAGAACTAAAACATGATGACGAGAATTTCTTTATTGCCGGAATGAAAAGCTATGGCCGTGCACCAACTTTCCTAATGGCTACGGGCTATGAACAAGTCAGATCGATTGTAGCCTATCTTGATGGTGATTTGGAAGCTGCTAATAGAATTGAGTTAGATTTACCTGAAACTGGTGTTTGCAGTAGTAATTTATCTCTAAACGGAGCTGAATGTTGTGCGCCTGCTAATTCACAAGAAGATGTATCAAGTTCTTGTTGTACCCCAAACAGGAAAACAACCTTAGTTCAAGCTAGCCCTGCTTGCTGTGGCTAA
- a CDS encoding MFS transporter — MKKILTVLGLTQLVGWGTLYYSFSIFVTPIHEKLGWSYSAINAAVTVSLITWAICAPFVGNMLHTKGARFVMSTGSLIASFGLLIWGLTPYSYAVFLTAWMLIGISMSMVLYESSFAVLTTQFENYKKGINLLTIVGGLASTIFIPIVQFSIDKSSYEETIWLLFLLNLAVNFPLHFIFLPKSKANFKKLDSSQKLHSKRVRNLLKDQSFLGLLIWFSAYALLTSGFSFLLFPLLLDFGVDKNNVIYTMALIGVMQVVGRVVFIIFETKENNRDIGIVINIFFLLSILILLFSKNFFALLLFAFLYGSAKGIMSIIKGTAAADLFSLDYYTRINGFLSGISGFVKATSPLLLSILWTNYQSGTSVLFILLIVPLIGIVGVKLISN; from the coding sequence TTGAAAAAAATACTCACAGTATTGGGTCTGACTCAGCTGGTTGGATGGGGCACACTCTACTACTCATTTAGCATATTTGTAACACCTATTCATGAGAAATTGGGGTGGAGTTATTCAGCTATTAATGCAGCTGTTACAGTCTCTTTGATAACTTGGGCTATATGTGCACCCTTCGTTGGTAATATGCTCCATACGAAGGGTGCAAGATTTGTAATGAGCACAGGATCCCTTATCGCATCCTTTGGCCTTCTAATCTGGGGCTTAACCCCATACTCATACGCTGTATTTTTGACTGCCTGGATGCTCATAGGTATCTCGATGTCAATGGTGCTTTATGAGTCTTCTTTTGCAGTTTTAACAACACAATTTGAGAACTATAAAAAAGGGATTAATCTATTAACCATTGTTGGAGGATTGGCAAGTACGATATTTATACCGATTGTCCAATTCAGTATTGATAAATCAAGCTATGAAGAGACTATCTGGTTACTTTTTCTTCTCAACCTTGCTGTAAATTTTCCTCTTCATTTTATATTTCTGCCCAAATCAAAGGCAAACTTTAAAAAACTTGATTCGTCTCAAAAGCTACACTCCAAAAGAGTGAGAAACCTACTAAAAGATCAATCTTTCTTAGGCTTACTAATCTGGTTTTCCGCTTATGCTTTGTTAACATCTGGCTTTTCATTTCTGTTGTTTCCATTGTTATTAGACTTTGGAGTAGATAAAAACAATGTAATTTATACGATGGCCTTAATTGGAGTAATGCAGGTCGTTGGTAGAGTCGTATTTATTATTTTCGAGACTAAAGAAAACAATAGAGACATTGGAATAGTTATTAATATCTTTTTTTTGCTCTCCATACTAATACTCTTATTTAGTAAAAACTTCTTTGCCCTTTTACTGTTTGCATTTTTATATGGGTCTGCTAAAGGTATTATGTCAATTATAAAGGGAACAGCGGCAGCGGATTTATTTTCTTTAGATTACTATACCCGTATAAATGGATTTTTATCAGGTATTTCAGGTTTTGTTAAAGCTACTTCGCCTCTTTTGTTATCAATATTGTGGACAAATTATCAATCGGGTACGTCTGTATTATTTATTTTGTTAATAGTTCCATTAATTGGGATTGTTGGGGTAAAGCTAATAAGCAACTGA